Within Terriglobales bacterium, the genomic segment GCCGTGGAAGGCACCGAACCCGACCACTGGCTGCTCGCCGTGCAGTGGCACCCGGAGCGCACCGCCGAAGACGATCCCTGCTCCCAGGCCCTCTTTAACGCGCTGGTCGAGGCGGCCCGCGAATGGCATGAGAGTCCCCGCGCCCAGGTGGAGCCGGAAGGCTTGCCGGCCTCGAAATTCACCAAGGCCGGCCGGGGCAAGAGCAAGTAGCGCTCAAGCCTGACCGCTGTGCCCCTTCGTGTCCTCTGTGGTTAACTAGAAGATTCCCATGGTCTCGCTAAGTCTCGAAGGCAAGGTCGCGCTCATTACCGGAGGCTCGCGCGGCATCGGCGCGGCCACCGTGCGGCTGTTCGTCGAGGCCGGCGGCAAGGTGATGTTCAACTACCGGAGCGCGCGTGACCCCGCCGACGCGCTGGTGAAAGAATGCGGCGCGGAGCGCTGCGCCGCCGTCGAGAGCGACCTGGCGAGTGAAGCTCCGGCCAGGGCTCTGGTGGAAGCGACGGTCTCCCGCTTCGGCCGCCTGGACATTCTGGTAGCCAACCATGGCATCTGGCCGCATGAGGACATCCCCATCGAGCAGATGACCGAGGACCACTGGAAGCGCACTTTCGCGGTGAATCTGGAGAGCGTGTTCGGACTGGTGAAACACGCCGTGGCGCAGATGAAGCGGCAGGGTAAGGGCGGACACATCGTGCTGGTCAGCTCCACCTCCGGGCAGCGTGGCGAAGCTTTCCACCTGGACTACTCCGCCACCAAGGGTGCCCTCATCAGCCTGACCAAGGGCCTTTCCACAGAGCTGGCCGCCGACGGCATCCTGGTGAACAGCGTCGCGCCCGGCTGGGTGGCCACCGATATGGTGGCGCCCACCCTGGCCGATCCCACGTCGCGCGAGTGGGTGCTGGCCGCTCAGCCCCTGCATCGGGTGGCGACTCCAGAAGAGATTGCCGGACCCATCCTGTTCCTGTGCACGGAGCACGCCGGATATATCACCGGCGAGATTCTCAACATCAACGGAGGCTCGGTGCTGGTGGGATGAGGCAGCGGCAGGCCGCCAGTATGCGTCTTAGTGAGTGACATGAGTTTCGACTCCCCAGTCCGGCTCCTGCTGCTGGCCCTGGCGGCCACGCTGGCCACAGCTCAGCAGCAGGCCGTACCGTCGGCTGCTGGGCCCACCTCCGCCAGCTCCGCGGCAGCCGCCAACACGCAAAAAGCGCGTGCCGTGCTGGACCGCGCCATCCAGGCGCTGGGCGGAAAGGAGTTCCTCGAGTTCACCGACCGGGTGCAGCACGGACGCACCAGCCGCTTCTACCGTGGTCGGCCGGTGGGCGTGGGTGGCGACTTCCGCCGCATCTGGAAGTGGCCGGGCAAGGAACGCTACGAGTTCTTCAAGAGCGGCGAGTGGGTGGTGATCTTCAACGGCGACGAGGGCTTCGACATCACCTATCACGGCACCCGCCACGTCGATCCGCCCGACCTGGAGGAACACATCCGCCGCCGCGACCGCTCGCTCGACTACGTCCTCCGCCGGTGGGTGAGCGATCCCAAGACGCTGCTGTTCCACGACGGCACGGTCCTTGTGGACCGCAATCCGGCCGACAAGGTCACTCTCGTCAACAGCAGGAACCAGGACGTGAGCCTGTTCTTCGACGCCGCGACCGGGCTGCCCGTCCGCCTTTCCTACACCTACCGCGATCCGCGCACGCGCGAGAAGTTCGAAGAAGGCGAGGTATTCGCCAACTACAAATCCATCCAGGGCATCCAGACTCCCATGCGCGTGCAGCGCACCCGCGATGGCGAAATGACCCGCCAGTACTTTTACGACAGCGTCACCTACAACGGCGGCGTCTCCGATTCCCAGTTCACCGCCACCGTAACCTACGAAGCCCCAAAGACCTACCCGCGTCGGTAGGTCCCCTTCCCGCTTGCGTCTAGGGGACCACGAACTGTGGCAAATTTGCCACAGACGCAAGCTCCGTCAAAGTGCTCTAATCTATTGAGCAGCAGCCACCTGGCAGCCTCTGCCTTTGCTCTTCGAGCAGACAATCCGTGAGCCTATCGGATGCCGAGGCGTCGGTCTCCATTCCGGCGCTCCGGTCGAGTTGCGCATTCTGCCGGCCGCGGCCGGTACCGGCGTGGTATTCCGCCGGGTGGACCTGGAAGGCTTCGAGGTAGAAGCTACGGGACGCAATGTGGCGCGCGTCAGCTACGCCACCAGCCTGATGAAGAAGGGCGTGTTCATCTCCACCACCGAGCACCTGCTTTCCGCGTTCGTGGGCATGGGGTTGGATAACGCCATCGTGGAGCTGGACAATCTCGAACTGCCCATCCTCGATGGCAGCGCGCTTCCCTTCGTGGAAATGGTGCGGCGCGCCGGACTCAAGCGGCAGCGGCGCAAGCGCAGCTACCTGCGCGTGAAGGAAGAGATCGAGCTGCGCGACGGAGACAAGTTCATCGCCGTCCATCCCGCCGACCGCTACTCCGTCTCCTACCGCATCAACTTCCCGCACCCGCTCATCGGCAAGGAATTCTTCGAGGTCGCGCTGGGCGGCGCGGGCATGGATGCAGCCGCCGAGAGCGAAGCCTACAGCCGCGAGATCGCTCCCGCGCGCACCTTTGGCTTCCGCCACGAAGAGAAGGCCATGCGCGACATGGGACTCATCCGCGGGGCCGCGGTCGAGAACTGCATCGTGCTCACCCGCCAGGGCGTGGAGAACGGCCCGCTGCGTTTCCCGGACGAGTTCGTGCGCCACAAGGTGCTGGACCTGATCGGCGATCTGGCGCTGGTGGGACGCCGCATCATCGGGCGCGTGGTGGCCGACCGCGCCGGCCACGCTATGCACACCGCCCTGGTCTCCCTCTTCCTGCGCGACCGCTCGCTGTGGGACGAGGTCACCTGGGACGAGGTGGCGCACCCGGCCGAGGTTCTGGCCTAGCCTGAACGTTGAGGGCTCTTCAGCAGGGCTCGCGCATGGCGTCCACGAGCTCAGCGAGAAACCTGCCTGGCAACCTCGTAATGAACCGGGGCTGAGTGCTAGGGGCTAATTGCTGCTTTTCTACGCTGTGGCTTCCGCCCGCGCCCGGATGATGCTGCCGGCGGCGCGCAGCGTGCGCGCGCCCCGCTCCGAGCTGATGGGCTTGTCCAGCACGAAGTGCGCTCCCATGCGGAACGCGGCTCCGCCACGCGCGCTCCCGCTCAGGATGGCGAACACGATGGCGCCCGCGTTTACCGGATGCCGGCGCAACTGCTTGAGGAATTCCTCTGCCGCCTGCAGGTCGTCGCAATCCAGAAGGATGGCGTGGAACTTGCGGCTGGCGAGCAAACTGTGGGCTGCCGGGTGGCTGGGCGAGACATCTAGCCGCATGTCCGCGTCGCGGAGCAGGCGCCGCAGGACGCTTTCCACTCGCGGATCACTAGTCACCAGGAGAGAGTCTGGTTGCATAGGCAAAGCCAAATCTAGCCGGGTTCCTCGGCTTCCACCAGATACCCAAAGTTCCCCAGGGTCGGTTACCCCTGGATTACCCGGAAGCCCAAGCCTTACAGCCGCTTGCGCCCCGTGAGCCTTAGCTGGCTCTCACTGCCTTCTTGCGGTACATCTCCTGATCCGCCGCATCCACTGAGACCTCCAGCGGTTGTCCGCGCACATATTCGGCCAGCCCGCAGCTCAGGCTCATGGAGTAGCCATCTTCGCCGTGGGTCTTGTTCCAGGCGCCTACGGCTGCCTGTACCCGCTCCACGACCCGCTCGCTCTCCCGTAGCCCGGTGTCCCAGAGCAAAGCCAGGAATTCATCACCACCGTAGCGAACCACGGTATCGGAGTTGCGCAGCGTCCGGCGCAGCACGCGCGCGATCTCGGCCAGCAGCTTGTCTCCCTCCATGTGCCCGAAGCGGGTGTTCACTCGCTTAAAGTCGTCCACGTCCATCATCAGCAGGGTCAGCGGGTCGTCGCTGCGCTCCAGCCGGTTCAGTTCCCGGGGCAGGACGTGCGTCAGGTAATGGCGGCTGAAAGTTTCCGTGAGTGAGTCGGTAAGCGACGCCCATTGCAGCGCCTCGTTGCGCAGCACCTGGTCCATCAGCTCCTCGCGCACCTTGCTCAGGCGGAAGCGCTGCTGCAGCACGTATACATTCGCCAGGACAATGAGCGCGATGAACCCGAACAGCAGTTGCGGCAGGTAGCGGCCGTCGGCGCGCAGCATCCCCAGGTTCCAGGCCAGATTGGGCAGGACGATGCTCACCACGCCGGTGGCCACCACCACCAGCAGCAGCAGCACGATTCCCCACAACTGGACGTCGCGCGCCTCCAGGCTCTGGATCCTGCGCCTCAGGTCGGAAGCGTTCGCCGGTTCGGTGGCCATCCCGCCTCGATGATAGGTGCGCGGCGACTGTCCTGGACCCAGGCGTCCAAAGGCGCTGGGTTCCTCCGGACCGAAATGGAACTGCAGGCAAGAACGGGAAATAGCCCGGCGAGAAGGAATCTCGCGGGTGTTGCGCGCACTACCCAATCCGGCGCCGCGGTCGCTGGCGCGTGCGCGCCGTTCGGTTCCTTCACCCTTTCTTGATCAGTTCCAGGTCGATGGTGATCTCGATCGTTTCCCCCACCACCAGGCCGCCGGTATCAAACTTCTTGTCCCATCTCACTCCGTAGTCGAAGCGGTTGATCTTGGTCCTGGCGGTGGCGCCGCGTCGCTGGTTGCCCCACGGATCTTTGATTTCCGGCGTCGGGCCCTCCACTTCGAGCACCACGGGCTTGCTCACCCCGCGGATGGTCAGCTCGCCGGTCACCCGCAGCTTGCCGTCTCCCGCCTTCTCCACCTGGGTGGATTTGAAGGTCATGGTGGGAAAGTTGGCCACATCGAGGAAATCCGCGCTCTTCAGGTGGGCGTCGCGCTTCGGCTCGCGGGTGTCAATGGTGGTGGTGTCAATGGTGGCCTCCACCCGCGACTTGCTGATGTCCGTTTCATCCAGGTAAACGGTGCCCGTCACGTTATGGAACTCCCCGCGTACCGTGCTGATGAGCAGGTGGCGCGCCGCGAATTGCGCGCTCGAATGCTGCGTGTCAATCTGCCAGGTCGTGGTCTGGGCCGCAGCCGTGAAGGTCAGCGCCAGCACGGTGGCGATGATGAAGAGTGCATGCTTCAGTGGTTTCATAACTTCCTAGACTCCTTGTTTGGGCTCGACGTGAGCCGTTGTATCTGACCGTCCCAATGGTGGGCCAGTCCGCTATCCACTAGCCGCCCGGCTTTCCGCGGGCCTTATCGCCACCAAATCGAAGTGTTCCAGCTCGAAGCCGGCGGTGATCCAGGCGTCGAAGCCGCCCTCCAGCGGCCGGACACGGCTGAATCCGTGATCCATCAGCATGCGCGCCACACGGGCGGCCGAGGCTTCGTTCGGTCAAGTACAGTAAAGGATGATCTCCCGGTCGCTGGGCAACTCGGGCACCTTGCGCTCCAGTTCGGTCGCGTCCAAAAGCAGCGCCCCCGGGATGCGCCGCGGATCGCCCCGGCGCGCGGCGGGGGAACGTACGTCCACCACCACCGGTGCCTGGCCGTCGTTGATCAGCCCGTTCAGTTCCTGCACCCCGATTCGTGCCAGCCGCTGCTCGTTATAGAACTTTTTCCGCTCCCGCCACTTGACGAACATGAACACGCCCAGCGCGGCGCCCACGATCACCAGGGCCCACCCGCCCAGGCTTTCCAGGTAGGTGATCACGCGGTCGATGGCGTCGTGAAAGATCATTCCCAGCCCGATGCCCAACCCGGCCCAGATGAGCGCGCCCAAGCCGTCGTAGATGAGGAACGCTGGTGCTGGGAGCCGGGTTGCGCCGGCCACCGGCGGCGCCACCGTCGAAAACCCCGGAACAAACTTGGCTGCCACTAACGAGCGCGCGCCCCAGCGCTCAAACAGCGACTCCGTATGCCGCACGCACGAGACCGGCGAGAGTGAAACGCGGCACAGCAGGCTCAGCACGCGGTGCCCGTAGCGCCGTCCCAGGCCATACCACGCCGTATCCGCGATCAGGCAGGCCAGCACCGCCGCGGCCAGCAATTCCGGCCCTGAGTGGAGGCCCAGGCCCACCAGCGCGCCCGCCACCAGCAAGGTGGGAAACGCCGGGATAGGCAGCCCGAGCTGCTCCCCAAGCACGTTGAGGAAAACGAACGGCAGCCCGTACTGCGCCACTTTGGACGAAAGGTCGGTCACGCTAGTTGTCCCTCAGGCCTCTCCCATGAGATGGTCCACACCGAGAAAAGACGCAGCAGCCCGGTTCTCGTGGATTCACTGATTCAATACTCATTGATTCGATTCGATTTTCCGCACTTTCGCATCCCCCGCCGGCAGCGCATCCCGCAGCTCGCGCACCGTGCGCCCCAGCACCGGATGCCGGGCGTCGGGCGCAATCTCCGCCAGCGGCTCCAGCACGAACCGCCGCTCATGCATGGCCGGATGGGGGATCACCAGCCCCGGCGTATCCATCACCGCATCCCCGAACAGCACAATGTCGATGTCCAGCGTCCGCGGCCCTTTGGGCACCAGCCGCTTGCGTCCCGCCTCCTGTTCGATTCCGCGGATTCGCCCCAGGAACTGCTTCGGCATCAACTCGGTTTCAAGACCAACGGCGCAGTTCAAAAACCAATCCTGACGCGTGTATTCCACCGGCTCCGTCTCGTAGAACGCGGAAACGGCGGCCACGTCGCCCAGTTCGCCGAGCTTCTGAATAGCCTGTTCCAGGTGCCCGCGGCGGTCCCCCACATTCGACCCCAGTGAGAGATAGATAAGCTTCTTCAATGCCCTGTGCCTCTGTGTCTCTGTGGCCAACCTACGGAATGACGATGCTTCGCCCCGCGTCCGGAGCCACGATTGCCGGCTCTTTTTCCGGGAAGCGGCTGTAGAGGAAGTCCAGGAACGCGCGCGACTTGGGTCTCCCCGACGTCCTCGCCTGCGCCATCCGCACCAGGAACACCAGGGCCTCCAGCACCTCGCTGTCGCGCAGCGTGGCGTAGCCTACGTGTTTCTGCTCGGTCTCGCGATAGCCGGCAATCATCTTCTCCAGTTCCGCCACGATGGCCTGCTGCGGCCCAAGTCCCTGCTCCGTTCCGGTAATCAGGCCGGAGGAGGCCAG encodes:
- a CDS encoding SDR family oxidoreductase codes for the protein MVSLSLEGKVALITGGSRGIGAATVRLFVEAGGKVMFNYRSARDPADALVKECGAERCAAVESDLASEAPARALVEATVSRFGRLDILVANHGIWPHEDIPIEQMTEDHWKRTFAVNLESVFGLVKHAVAQMKRQGKGGHIVLVSSTSGQRGEAFHLDYSATKGALISLTKGLSTELAADGILVNSVAPGWVATDMVAPTLADPTSREWVLAAQPLHRVATPEEIAGPILFLCTEHAGYITGEILNINGGSVLVG
- a CDS encoding VTT domain-containing protein — encoded protein: MTDLSSKVAQYGLPFVFLNVLGEQLGLPIPAFPTLLVAGALVGLGLHSGPELLAAAVLACLIADTAWYGLGRRYGHRVLSLLCRVSLSPVSCVRHTESLFERWGARSLVAAKFVPGFSTVAPPVAGATRLPAPAFLIYDGLGALIWAGLGIGLGMIFHDAIDRVITYLESLGGWALVIVGAALGVFMFVKWRERKKFYNEQRLARIGVQELNGLINDGQAPVVVDVRSPAARRGDPRRIPGALLLDATELERKVPELPSDREIILYCT
- the lpxC gene encoding UDP-3-O-acyl-N-acetylglucosamine deacetylase, which produces MLFEQTIREPIGCRGVGLHSGAPVELRILPAAAGTGVVFRRVDLEGFEVEATGRNVARVSYATSLMKKGVFISTTEHLLSAFVGMGLDNAIVELDNLELPILDGSALPFVEMVRRAGLKRQRRKRSYLRVKEEIELRDGDKFIAVHPADRYSVSYRINFPHPLIGKEFFEVALGGAGMDAAAESEAYSREIAPARTFGFRHEEKAMRDMGLIRGAAVENCIVLTRQGVENGPLRFPDEFVRHKVLDLIGDLALVGRRIIGRVVADRAGHAMHTALVSLFLRDRSLWDEVTWDEVAHPAEVLA
- a CDS encoding YceI family protein is translated as MKPLKHALFIIATVLALTFTAAAQTTTWQIDTQHSSAQFAARHLLISTVRGEFHNVTGTVYLDETDISKSRVEATIDTTTIDTREPKRDAHLKSADFLDVANFPTMTFKSTQVEKAGDGKLRVTGELTIRGVSKPVVLEVEGPTPEIKDPWGNQRRGATARTKINRFDYGVRWDKKFDTGGLVVGETIEITIDLELIKKG
- the folK gene encoding 2-amino-4-hydroxy-6-hydroxymethyldihydropteridine diphosphokinase, translating into MKKLIYLSLGSNVGDRRGHLEQAIQKLGELGDVAAVSAFYETEPVEYTRQDWFLNCAVGLETELMPKQFLGRIRGIEQEAGRKRLVPKGPRTLDIDIVLFGDAVMDTPGLVIPHPAMHERRFVLEPLAEIAPDARHPVLGRTVRELRDALPAGDAKVRKIESNQ
- a CDS encoding GGDEF domain-containing protein, whose translation is MATEPANASDLRRRIQSLEARDVQLWGIVLLLLVVVATGVVSIVLPNLAWNLGMLRADGRYLPQLLFGFIALIVLANVYVLQQRFRLSKVREELMDQVLRNEALQWASLTDSLTETFSRHYLTHVLPRELNRLERSDDPLTLLMMDVDDFKRVNTRFGHMEGDKLLAEIARVLRRTLRNSDTVVRYGGDEFLALLWDTGLRESERVVERVQAAVGAWNKTHGEDGYSMSLSCGLAEYVRGQPLEVSVDAADQEMYRKKAVRAS